Proteins from a single region of bacterium:
- a CDS encoding porin: MPTYAQNDNTDWSWSGFVDAYYGYDFSKPVSGDRPGFLYNHSRHNEFNVNLALLRMKAKYDEAYAHIGIMAGTYAQSNLSAEPATYQHLYEAYAGIQINSKTALEVGLFGSHIGWESAISKDNWTLSRSMAAENSPYYLSGVKATYALSDRWTFAAVVCNGWQRIHRSSKNVTPAMGTQIVYKPSDRLTINYSTFIGNDRADSTRQWRYFDNTYAIWQVNSKLGITAGVDFGAEQKSRGSSQYYTWLTWAIITRYVLNDMWSVSVRAEQFMDKNQVIVSTGTAHGFQTAGLSANLDYAFTKQSVFRIEGRRLQSRDAIFSGDKSNLSVLSSLAISF, encoded by the coding sequence GTGCCGACATACGCCCAGAACGACAATACGGACTGGTCGTGGTCCGGCTTCGTTGACGCGTACTACGGATATGATTTTTCTAAACCTGTTTCGGGAGACAGACCCGGGTTTCTTTACAATCATTCGCGGCACAATGAATTCAACGTAAATCTAGCACTGCTACGAATGAAGGCTAAGTACGATGAAGCGTATGCACACATCGGTATTATGGCCGGAACATATGCCCAATCCAATCTTTCCGCCGAACCGGCAACCTACCAACACCTTTATGAGGCTTATGCCGGTATACAAATCAATTCAAAAACTGCACTTGAAGTCGGTTTATTTGGCTCACATATAGGCTGGGAAAGCGCCATTTCAAAAGATAATTGGACATTATCGCGGTCAATGGCCGCCGAAAATTCGCCGTATTATCTCAGCGGTGTGAAGGCAACATATGCGTTATCGGATAGATGGACCTTTGCCGCTGTGGTTTGTAACGGATGGCAACGTATCCACCGCTCCTCTAAAAACGTAACTCCGGCAATGGGCACGCAGATTGTATACAAGCCTTCCGATCGATTGACCATCAACTATAGTACTTTTATCGGAAATGATAGGGCTGACAGTACGCGCCAGTGGCGTTATTTCGACAACACCTACGCCATTTGGCAGGTTAACTCAAAATTAGGCATAACGGCAGGCGTTGATTTCGGCGCGGAACAGAAATCCAGAGGAAGTTCACAATATTATACATGGCTGACATGGGCTATTATAACGCGGTATGTCCTCAATGACATGTGGAGTGTTTCCGTGCGCGCTGAACAATTCATGGATAAGAATCAAGTCATCGTTTCGACCGGAACGGCACACGGATTCCAGACAGCAGGTCTATCAGCCAATCTGGACTATGCTTTTACCAAACAATCCGTATTCCGAATCGAAGGTCGCCGTCTTCAAAGTCGTGATGCTATTTTTTCAGGCGATAAATCAAATCTATCCGTTCTTAGCTCGTTGGCAATAAGTTTTTAA
- a CDS encoding response regulator transcription factor, whose translation MNALIVDDERLAREELRRLLSSHPDIKIVGEARHAEEARELIATLRPDLVFLDIQMPGEDGFALLASLESTPEIIFTTAYDQFALKAFEVNALDYLLKPIDPKRLADALQKISSQESSATPTGPLTDNDQVFVKDGDRCWFVRLKQIRLMESEGNYTRLFFDKEKPLILRSLNQLEVRLDPKVFFRASRQHIINMQWIETIEPWFDGGLNVTLKSGPQVKISRRQAQKFRELTSL comes from the coding sequence ATGAATGCTCTGATCGTAGATGATGAAAGGTTGGCCCGTGAGGAATTGCGTCGTTTATTATCATCGCATCCGGATATTAAAATCGTAGGCGAGGCACGTCATGCCGAAGAAGCGCGTGAATTGATTGCAACACTTCGACCTGATTTGGTTTTTTTAGATATCCAAATGCCCGGTGAAGACGGCTTTGCCCTTCTCGCTTCGCTGGAGTCCACACCGGAGATTATTTTTACCACCGCTTATGATCAATTTGCCCTCAAAGCATTTGAAGTGAATGCGCTCGACTACCTGCTCAAACCGATTGATCCTAAACGCCTCGCCGATGCATTGCAAAAAATTTCGTCGCAGGAGAGCTCCGCTACACCGACCGGACCGCTCACGGACAACGATCAGGTTTTCGTCAAAGACGGTGACCGTTGCTGGTTTGTACGTCTCAAACAAATTCGCCTGATGGAATCCGAAGGCAACTATACGCGTTTATTTTTCGACAAAGAGAAACCTTTGATTTTGCGTTCCCTCAACCAACTTGAAGTGCGCCTCGATCCCAAAGTATTTTTCCGTGCAAGCCGTCAGCATATCATCAACATGCAGTGGATCGAAACGATCGAACCGTGGTTTGACGGCGGTCTCAACGTAACTTTAAAATCCGGCCCACAGGTCAAAATATCCCGCCGCCAAGCTCAAAAATTCCGCGAACTGACAAGTCTTTGA
- a CDS encoding DUF2905 domain-containing protein, producing the protein MEPFHDFGKILMALGGVLITVGALLTFSDKIPLIGRLPGDIFIQRENFSFYFPLTSGILLSVILSVLLWFFRSKY; encoded by the coding sequence ATGGAGCCATTTCACGATTTCGGAAAAATATTGATGGCCCTCGGCGGTGTTTTGATTACCGTCGGAGCACTTCTTACGTTTTCCGATAAAATCCCTCTGATCGGGCGCCTTCCGGGTGATATTTTTATTCAGCGGGAAAATTTCTCGTTTTATTTTCCGCTCACGTCCGGTATCCTGCTGAGCGTGATTCTCTCTGTGTTACTCTGGTTTTTTCGCAGCAAATACTGA
- a CDS encoding histidine kinase, protein MNQHQRMYWLCQLGGWLGYAAINCLFMAGFYHLTVPLVLANVFVSAVGLIGTHAFRIAIRRHDMLSWPLLRLIPIILFKTILVAAIMECGVFLSSHFVPDTPREFRFAVTLARMFNFSVVALLWSVIYFSIHFFQDRKNSQIKNLKLESALKDAELMTLKSQMNPHFLFNALNSIRALAGSDGARAQEAITKLANILRYALQNAAAPEVTLQDELQTVQDYVALEKIRFEERFNVTWRTAPGLEQIKIPSMLIQMLVENAIKYGIADRTQGGTVIIQTERIGSTLEITVINDGHVRQTDASTGIGNANIRQRLALLYGSSATLELTEKNAQVYAKVKIPIREEKP, encoded by the coding sequence ATGAATCAACACCAGCGTATGTATTGGTTATGTCAGCTCGGCGGCTGGTTGGGCTATGCCGCGATCAACTGCCTTTTTATGGCGGGATTTTATCATCTCACGGTACCGCTTGTTTTGGCCAATGTTTTTGTCAGTGCGGTGGGATTGATCGGCACCCATGCTTTTCGAATCGCTATCCGTCGGCATGATATGCTGAGCTGGCCTCTTTTACGGCTCATACCGATTATTTTATTCAAAACTATACTGGTCGCCGCGATCATGGAGTGCGGTGTTTTTTTGAGCAGCCACTTCGTTCCCGATACACCTCGTGAATTTCGATTCGCCGTCACATTAGCGCGCATGTTCAACTTCAGCGTCGTGGCGTTACTTTGGTCTGTGATTTACTTTAGCATTCATTTTTTTCAGGATCGTAAAAATTCGCAAATCAAAAATCTGAAACTTGAATCCGCTCTTAAAGATGCGGAACTGATGACGCTCAAGTCGCAGATGAATCCGCATTTTCTTTTTAATGCGCTTAACAGCATTCGCGCGTTAGCCGGCAGCGACGGTGCACGTGCGCAAGAAGCGATTACCAAGTTAGCCAATATCCTTCGATACGCGTTGCAAAATGCCGCAGCGCCTGAAGTCACGCTGCAGGACGAGCTGCAGACCGTACAAGACTATGTCGCGCTTGAAAAAATACGCTTTGAAGAGCGTTTTAATGTGACGTGGCGAACCGCACCGGGATTAGAACAAATAAAAATACCTTCCATGTTGATACAAATGCTGGTAGAGAATGCCATCAAATATGGTATTGCCGACCGCACGCAGGGCGGTACCGTCATCATTCAAACCGAACGCATCGGCTCTACGCTGGAGATCACAGTGATCAATGACGGGCATGTCAGACAAACAGACGCTTCCACGGGTATCGGTAATGCTAATATCCGCCAACGGCTCGCCTTACTGTACGGATCCAGTGCCACACTGGAGCTTACCGAAAAAAATGCTCAGGTTTATGCCAAAGTCAAAATCCCGATACGCGAGGAAAAGCCATGA
- a CDS encoding SRPBCC family protein, with amino-acid sequence MKALRMLLIVLGILIALPLVVALFVKTHYAVERSVTINQPKQIVFDYVKFLKNQDQYSKWATMDANMKKTYRGEDGQVGFVSAWESQNPDVGKGEQEIVKITDGERIDFELRFFEPWQSKEPAYMTTSAATDSTTLVKWGFSGHMDYPMNLFLLFMDMEKMIGDDLATGLANLKKVMEKN; translated from the coding sequence ATGAAAGCACTTCGCATGTTGCTCATCGTATTAGGCATCCTCATTGCATTGCCGCTTGTGGTTGCTCTTTTTGTAAAAACACATTACGCCGTCGAGCGGAGCGTAACGATCAATCAGCCCAAGCAGATTGTATTTGATTACGTAAAGTTTCTTAAAAATCAGGACCAGTACAGCAAATGGGCTACAATGGACGCCAACATGAAAAAAACCTATCGCGGTGAAGACGGGCAAGTTGGATTTGTTTCGGCATGGGAAAGTCAAAACCCGGATGTCGGTAAAGGTGAACAGGAAATCGTAAAAATCACTGATGGTGAGCGCATTGATTTTGAATTGCGTTTTTTTGAGCCGTGGCAATCCAAAGAACCGGCGTATATGACTACTAGTGCGGCTACGGACAGTACCACGCTCGTCAAGTGGGGCTTTAGCGGACACATGGATTATCCGATGAATCTTTTCTTGCTCTTTATGGACATGGAAAAAATGATCGGCGATGATTTGGCTACCGGCCTTGCCAATCTTAAAAAAGTGATGGAAAAGAATTAG
- a CDS encoding response regulator transcription factor: MKTELDHELTAIVADDEVLARKRIRHLLAKRSDIRVVAECVHGYDVCDKVLEYKPDLLFLDIQMPEMDGLEVLRTLGPAAVPGVVFVTAFDQHAIRAFELHALDYLLKPFDDARFYEALDRAIQMIGKQQLPDNLKRLLQNLPRPEAFMPRIPVKDGIRIHFVETANILWIEATGKNTMMHTTDGSIKTAKNIIEVARDLDPTQFYRIHRSYIVNIRAIREMQSWHKGEYVVILSDATRLVTGRAFRGNVDLLMRR, translated from the coding sequence ATGAAGACAGAGCTTGATCATGAATTAACGGCGATCGTCGCAGATGATGAAGTATTGGCGCGAAAACGCATTCGTCATTTGCTGGCGAAACGTTCAGACATCCGTGTGGTAGCGGAATGCGTCCACGGTTATGACGTATGCGATAAGGTTTTGGAATACAAGCCGGATTTGTTGTTTCTGGATATTCAGATGCCGGAGATGGACGGATTGGAAGTGTTGCGTACGCTAGGTCCGGCCGCCGTGCCGGGCGTGGTTTTCGTAACGGCATTTGATCAACATGCGATTCGTGCGTTTGAACTCCATGCTCTGGATTATTTGCTCAAACCGTTTGACGATGCGCGTTTTTATGAAGCGCTGGACAGAGCTATACAAATGATCGGAAAACAACAACTACCGGATAACCTCAAACGGCTGCTGCAGAATTTGCCGCGTCCGGAAGCGTTTATGCCGCGCATCCCGGTGAAAGACGGGATACGAATACATTTTGTTGAAACGGCCAATATACTGTGGATCGAGGCGACTGGAAAAAACACCATGATGCATACCACCGACGGCTCCATCAAGACTGCAAAAAACATAATCGAGGTCGCCCGGGATCTTGATCCGACGCAGTTTTATCGCATTCATCGCTCTTATATAGTCAATATCCGCGCGATCCGTGAAATGCAGTCTTGGCATAAAGGTGAATACGTAGTGATACTTTCAGACGCCACCCGACTTGTCACTGGACGCGCTTTTCGTGGCAATGTTGATCTGCTCATGCGCCGCTGA
- a CDS encoding histidine kinase yields MKYIFVLWTTLIWALFAALFVLQSYFFSIAIGQSFDLWLRLSFEGSQALIWAILTPVVVSFAKRWNLHGASAPASLSVHFVLGFVIGYIHRAASFWFYIALYPPDTPLPSSVAWAKILGSTMNSVLIYWCIVAVAYVVHFVRAHQQERLQAAHLESLFQQSRLESLRRQIQPHFLFNTLHSISALMDDDVPGARRMITRLSDLLRKTLDQSERSKIPLGEEIRFIADYLAIESVRFQDRLQVRYEVAPEVEKALVPSLILQPLVENAIRHGVAHVASPSVIIIRALRNEENLNITILNTSVPVNELEKGIGLKNTESRLQLAYGERAALKILTIQDQFSVTIEIPYEDRA; encoded by the coding sequence ATGAAGTACATATTCGTTTTGTGGACTACGTTGATTTGGGCTCTGTTCGCCGCACTTTTTGTTCTCCAGTCCTATTTTTTTAGCATTGCGATTGGCCAGTCGTTTGACTTGTGGCTCCGCCTATCGTTTGAAGGTTCACAGGCATTGATATGGGCGATTTTGACACCGGTAGTTGTTAGTTTCGCAAAGCGATGGAATCTTCATGGTGCGTCCGCCCCAGCCTCATTGTCCGTACATTTTGTACTTGGATTTGTTATCGGTTATATACACCGCGCTGCGTCGTTTTGGTTCTATATAGCGTTGTATCCGCCGGATACGCCCCTGCCGTCGTCGGTTGCCTGGGCTAAAATTCTCGGCAGTACTATGAATAGTGTTCTGATCTACTGGTGTATCGTCGCCGTGGCGTATGTTGTGCATTTCGTGCGTGCGCATCAGCAAGAACGATTGCAAGCAGCGCATCTGGAAAGTCTTTTTCAGCAATCGCGTTTGGAATCGTTGCGCCGTCAGATACAACCTCATTTTTTGTTTAATACGTTGCATTCGATTTCGGCTCTGATGGATGACGATGTTCCCGGCGCGCGGCGAATGATCACCCGATTGAGTGATCTGTTGCGCAAAACGTTGGATCAATCGGAACGTTCAAAAATACCGCTTGGCGAAGAGATACGATTTATCGCGGATTATCTGGCGATCGAATCCGTCCGGTTTCAGGATCGTCTGCAAGTCCGCTATGAGGTGGCTCCGGAAGTTGAAAAAGCATTGGTCCCTTCTCTGATTCTCCAACCTTTGGTTGAGAATGCCATTCGTCATGGCGTTGCTCATGTGGCATCACCGTCAGTGATCATTATTCGCGCTCTTCGGAATGAGGAAAATCTTAATATAACGATCTTAAACACATCGGTACCGGTCAACGAATTGGAAAAGGGGATTGGACTGAAAAATACGGAATCTCGCCTGCAGTTGGCTTACGGCGAGCGGGCGGCGTTGAAAATTCTGACCATACAAGATCAATTTAGCGTAACGATAGAAATTCCTTATGAAGACAGAGCTTGA
- a CDS encoding exopolyphosphatase, translating to MRLITRTDLDGLTCAVFITIMEKIDEVVFYEPKEMQDGKVPVTDRDIIANLPYHPNCALWFDHHQSQLIHQNAEYRGKFAVAPSCARVIYDFYEQPDELKPFKELLEETDRVDSAQLTMEDVMNPKGWVLLSYTLDPRSGLDAFTDYFQRMIGWIMVHTVDELLQLPDVKSKVDKYLADQDKFKEALTTYSREDGNVIITDQRSVDKFPSGNRFLIYTLFPKANVSVRLFKGKEPGVTVCAVGHSIFNRSCKTVVGELMHEYGGGGHKGAGTCQFPEAEAEAKVAEIIERLKKNG from the coding sequence ATGCGTCTGATCACGCGTACCGATTTGGATGGTCTTACATGTGCCGTTTTTATCACGATCATGGAAAAAATAGATGAAGTTGTATTTTACGAGCCCAAAGAAATGCAGGATGGTAAAGTACCTGTTACCGATCGCGATATCATAGCCAATCTTCCTTATCACCCTAATTGCGCTTTATGGTTTGATCATCATCAAAGCCAACTTATTCATCAAAATGCAGAATACCGCGGAAAATTTGCCGTAGCACCGAGTTGTGCACGGGTGATCTATGATTTTTACGAACAACCCGACGAATTAAAACCATTCAAAGAATTACTTGAGGAAACCGATCGCGTGGACAGCGCGCAGTTGACCATGGAAGATGTGATGAATCCTAAAGGTTGGGTGCTGCTCTCCTATACACTAGACCCGCGCTCCGGTCTTGATGCATTTACGGACTATTTCCAGCGCATGATCGGGTGGATCATGGTGCATACGGTTGATGAGCTTTTGCAATTACCGGATGTCAAATCTAAAGTTGATAAATATTTAGCTGATCAGGATAAATTTAAAGAAGCATTGACGACATATTCTCGTGAAGACGGTAATGTCATCATCACGGATCAACGTTCCGTGGATAAATTTCCCTCTGGCAATCGGTTTCTTATTTATACGTTATTTCCCAAAGCCAATGTATCGGTGCGCTTATTCAAAGGCAAAGAACCCGGCGTCACCGTATGCGCCGTCGGACACAGCATTTTTAACCGCAGCTGTAAAACGGTAGTGGGGGAGCTTATGCATGAGTACGGTGGCGGCGGGCATAAGGGCGCGGGAACATGTCAATTTCCTGAAGCAGAGGCCGAAGCGAAAGTCGCAGAGATCATTGAGCGATTAAAGAAAAACGGATAA
- a CDS encoding IS3 family transposase: protein MTRLQGTRKIALMCQYLGVTRQAYYKRLHKQLRDGLNQELVKVMIQEIRQHMPRIGGRKLHYLLNRRFKDQSMHSIGRDKLFALLREEGMLVLKKRKYTKTTYSKHWMRTYPNLAALMRLDAPEQLWVADITYVALAQGYLYLHLITDAYSKKIMGYVLSPELSANISLRALKMALANRYYSHQLTHHSDRGLQYCSGLYTDYLRNHHVQISMTEHGDPYENAIAERVNGILKDEFGLGDTLESFTQANKLVHDSIQIYNHQRPHWSCGLLTPCERHLQKTKKPPK, encoded by the coding sequence ATTACCAGACTTCAAGGAACCCGGAAGATAGCTTTGATGTGTCAATATTTAGGTGTCACAAGACAAGCCTATTATAAACGCTTACATAAGCAATTGCGAGATGGTTTAAATCAGGAATTGGTGAAAGTGATGATACAAGAGATTCGTCAACATATGCCAAGAATTGGCGGTCGTAAATTACATTATCTTTTGAATCGTCGTTTCAAAGACCAATCCATGCACTCTATAGGGAGAGATAAGCTCTTTGCCTTATTGCGAGAAGAGGGTATGTTGGTACTCAAAAAGCGCAAGTATACAAAAACAACGTACTCCAAACATTGGATGCGAACGTATCCCAATTTGGCGGCTTTGATGAGGTTAGACGCACCGGAGCAGTTATGGGTTGCTGATATTACCTATGTTGCGTTAGCTCAGGGTTATTTGTATCTACATTTGATTACCGATGCGTATTCTAAGAAAATTATGGGATACGTCTTGAGCCCGGAACTTTCAGCCAATATATCTTTAAGGGCCTTGAAAATGGCCTTAGCTAATCGTTATTATTCTCACCAGCTAACGCACCATTCTGATCGAGGTTTGCAGTATTGCAGTGGACTATATACGGATTATCTTCGCAATCATCATGTACAAATCAGTATGACGGAGCATGGAGATCCGTATGAAAATGCAATCGCTGAACGGGTCAATGGTATACTCAAAGACGAATTCGGTTTGGGAGATACTTTAGAATCGTTTACACAGGCTAACAAGCTCGTGCATGACAGTATTCAAATTTATAATCATCAGCGTCCGCATTGGAGTTGTGGGCTCCTAACTCCGTGTGAACGGCATCTGCAAAAAACAAAAAAGCCCCCAAAATAA
- a CDS encoding M23 family metallopeptidase, whose translation MNSKKALIIVFVCVFGLSACALFIDPYEAQYRQLLHERDSLQLSIAQTRHDLKDLEAELWKTLYDTEYLRNALVLAQADSVKNFYYNYVFRYRRPIQAIAEIDPASPFLFPLKTEKDQNRIKFRIMWGRLFYFDFNHLGIDIRALEGDTVRAIYDGVIQNYGGAEGYGELVAVVEHEYRGLWNKDVVPQRFMSIYGHIRNRCYDGEPELKWKAGDRIRKGDIIGFINDDSRNGYGMEHLHLGIRRQSAMDAQTVDGGYWMRGYDTPKNSKFQFFMNPIDLFGRYVQFILPE comes from the coding sequence ATGAATTCTAAAAAAGCACTAATAATTGTATTCGTTTGCGTTTTCGGGCTAAGCGCGTGTGCATTATTTATTGATCCATATGAAGCCCAATATCGCCAGTTACTCCATGAGCGGGATTCACTTCAGCTTTCGATCGCTCAGACTCGACATGATCTCAAAGATCTTGAAGCGGAGCTTTGGAAAACACTGTATGATACGGAGTACTTGCGTAACGCATTGGTTTTGGCTCAGGCTGATTCTGTAAAAAATTTTTACTATAACTACGTATTTCGTTATCGCCGTCCGATTCAGGCTATTGCAGAAATTGATCCTGCTTCGCCATTTCTTTTCCCTCTGAAAACCGAAAAAGACCAAAACCGCATCAAATTTCGCATTATGTGGGGACGTTTGTTCTACTTTGACTTTAATCATCTCGGTATTGATATTCGTGCACTCGAAGGGGATACGGTTCGCGCCATATATGACGGCGTCATTCAAAACTACGGTGGTGCCGAGGGATATGGCGAACTCGTAGCCGTGGTCGAACATGAATATCGCGGTCTATGGAATAAAGACGTGGTGCCACAACGATTTATGTCCATCTACGGACATATTCGAAATCGTTGTTATGATGGCGAACCGGAATTGAAATGGAAAGCCGGAGATCGCATCCGTAAAGGCGATATTATCGGATTTATCAATGATGACAGCCGCAACGGGTATGGGATGGAGCATTTGCACCTCGGGATTCGGCGTCAAAGCGCGATGGATGCGCAGACGGTGGACGGAGGATATTGGATGCGCGGATACGACACGCCCAAAAACAGTAAATTTCAGTTTTTTATGAATCCGATAGACTTATTTGGTCGTTATGTTCAGTTTATTCTTCCGGAATAG
- a CDS encoding alpha/beta hydrolase, whose protein sequence is MRLYSISWLIAAVLASLLLTVSGHTQTRTDFGQVIVYGQGPDIILIPGLGCSGEVWKTTVGQIEKTNTCHVVTLAGFAGVPAISGDFLVPRREALVAYIRKNCKTKPIVIGHSLGGFLGLMIASEYPDVIGKLIVVDAVPFLPALANPAATVELAKPQAAMMERMLLNQDAVNFAQSQYATIRTMVSDSTQSRTVAEWSIASDRTSLTAAMREMMTTDYRKNISTIRVPTLVLGSWGGYKTFGMTSDMVLDLFQQNYAALPSVTIHMAPTARHFIMLDEPTWFFSEVQSFLKTN, encoded by the coding sequence ATGCGTTTGTATTCGATCTCATGGCTTATCGCAGCGGTGCTGGCCTCGTTACTTTTGACCGTTTCGGGGCATACGCAAACCCGGACGGACTTTGGTCAAGTTATTGTTTACGGACAAGGTCCTGACATCATCTTGATACCGGGACTGGGTTGTTCCGGTGAAGTTTGGAAAACAACGGTCGGGCAAATTGAAAAAACCAATACATGCCATGTCGTAACATTAGCCGGCTTTGCGGGCGTGCCGGCCATTTCAGGTGATTTTCTCGTTCCGCGTCGCGAGGCGCTCGTGGCTTACATTCGAAAAAACTGCAAAACCAAACCCATCGTGATCGGTCACAGCCTCGGCGGATTTTTGGGCTTGATGATCGCATCAGAATACCCGGATGTGATCGGAAAACTGATCGTCGTTGATGCCGTACCTTTCCTCCCTGCACTGGCCAATCCGGCAGCAACGGTAGAATTGGCCAAACCACAAGCCGCGATGATGGAGCGTATGCTGCTCAATCAGGATGCCGTCAATTTCGCGCAATCACAATATGCCACGATCCGCACGATGGTCAGTGATTCGACGCAGTCGCGTACCGTCGCCGAGTGGAGCATCGCATCGGACCGCACGAGCTTGACTGCCGCTATGCGTGAAATGATGACGACCGATTACCGTAAAAACATCAGCACGATCCGCGTTCCTACGCTGGTGCTCGGTTCATGGGGCGGTTATAAGACTTTCGGTATGACGTCGGATATGGTACTGGATTTATTTCAACAAAACTATGCCGCGTTGCCTTCGGTTACCATTCACATGGCACCGACAGCACGGCACTTCATCATGCTGGATGAACCAACCTGGTTTTTCAGTGAAGTACAGTCGTTTTTGAAAACAAATTAA
- a CDS encoding purine-nucleoside phosphorylase, with protein MSPLTAQIAEAVNYIQSKTKTQPSVGVILGTGLGGLVQEIRKEIEIPYQDIPHFPLSTVESHAGKLIFGTLGGKHVVAMQGRFHFYEGYTMQQITFPVRIMKFLGIKALLVSNACGGMNPQYQPGDIMIMDDHINLLGDNPLRGKNEDTLGPRFPDMSEPYSRTLIALAENIALEEKIKVQKGVYVAVMGPNLETRAEYRFLRYIGADVVGMSTVPEVIVANHMGIPCLGFSIITDECFPDSLQPVDLPKIIKTAGEAEPKMTLIMKRVVEKMNL; from the coding sequence ATGAGTCCTTTGACGGCACAAATTGCAGAAGCGGTTAACTATATTCAATCCAAAACGAAAACACAGCCGTCTGTCGGGGTTATACTCGGCACGGGGCTTGGCGGCTTGGTACAGGAGATACGCAAAGAGATCGAAATTCCCTATCAGGATATACCGCATTTCCCGCTCAGTACCGTCGAAAGTCATGCCGGTAAATTAATCTTCGGTACGCTCGGCGGCAAACACGTCGTCGCTATGCAAGGGCGCTTTCATTTTTATGAAGGCTATACCATGCAACAGATCACATTCCCCGTTCGCATCATGAAGTTCCTCGGCATCAAAGCGCTACTTGTATCCAATGCCTGCGGCGGCATGAATCCTCAATACCAACCCGGCGATATCATGATCATGGATGATCATATCAATCTGCTTGGTGATAATCCGTTGCGGGGAAAAAATGAAGATACGCTTGGCCCCCGTTTTCCTGATATGAGCGAACCATATTCCCGTACATTGATCGCTTTAGCTGAAAACATCGCTCTGGAAGAAAAAATCAAAGTTCAAAAAGGCGTTTACGTTGCTGTGATGGGCCCTAATCTCGAAACCCGTGCTGAGTACCGTTTCCTTCGTTATATCGGCGCCGATGTTGTCGGTATGTCTACTGTGCCCGAAGTAATCGTCGCAAATCATATGGGTATCCCCTGTCTCGGATTTTCGATTATTACCGATGAGTGTTTCCCCGATTCACTCCAACCGGTTGATCTGCCCAAAATCATCAAAACCGCCGGTGAAGCCGAACCCAAAATGACACTGATCATGAAACGCGTCGTCGAAAAAATGAACCTTTAA